ATTTTTTTCCCGTCCGGTCGAGTCATTCCTGGCCGCAGGCTGGCTGTTGGGCTTCTATGCGGCAGTCTATGGTGTCACGCTTTTGTTCTTGAGTTGGCGTCTTCGCAAAACGCGCCAGGGATAAGAGCGGGTCAAACTAAATTCTATGGATATGAGCATCCTCGATTCATACCTCCATAGAAATGACATCGAAGGAGTCATACATGCAGATGCAATATAGCTCTATCGACAAAGAGTTTCATGAACCTTGGCAGAGAGCTTTGGGAAATGTGATCGAGCACGCCCTCAAGCCATTGCTCGACAAACACACTAAAGATTCAGTGCGACTTCAAATCGTCCTTGATCGCGACAAGATCAAGCGGCAATTTCTGGCCAGTGGCTATATGCACCTGCCCGGCAAAAAGACTGTCAGCGTTACTGCATCACATGACGAGCTGACGCCCCTCGCGCAGATGCTCGCACAGTCGTTGTTCCGTCAGGACAAGAAGCATTTTGACCGACTGCATGCTCAGGATCAAATCAAGCGCAAAGCACGACGCGAGCGCTTGCGCGAGCTCAAGGTGCGGATTGCCGCAAAACCCGCATCAGCCGCCCATGAGGCCGAGGTGACCCGAATGCCTCTACTGTCGAAACTTGAGGCTGTCGCAAGGCGTGAGCTGGCTTATCTGCGGGCCGTCGGCGATCTACCGCGCGATTATCCGACGCTGCGCGACGTGGTGGATGAAGCGATTGTCCAAGCTGAGGTGGAATGGCAATCCGTGCCGGAAGAAAAAGCGGCTTACTTCGGTCTTCTGAAGCATCTGTTCGCCGTCCTGGATCACGAAGTGGCAAACAGCCGGCAATTTGGCGAATTCGTTTCTCTGGACGCGCCGGTCGAAGCGGATGCCCAGGACGTCGCCGAGGCCATGGTGGAAGAGGAAGTCTTCGAATTTTATCAGCCCGATGACACACTCAGGCTGGCCGATATCATCGCTGACAGTCAGCATCCCGATGCCGCAACGATCGCGGAACAGGAGGAGCTAGTTGATTGGTCGAGCGAGTTCGCTTTTGCATTCGACCTACTGAAGGACATGCCGCGTTTGTGGCGGCGCATTTTTCTGCTTATCCGTGTGGACGGGCTGGATGCCAGCAGCGTCTCTGAAATCCTGCTGATTCCTAGTAAGGAAGATACTGTCCAAAGGTGGCTGATGCAGGCCGAAGCGTTCATCGCTGCTCATTTGGAAGAGGCCGGAGTAAGCAAAGACGGGAACGATTGGCTCCAAGGCGTTGATTGGTCGGCATTGTCTGTGACCCGAAGCGCGGCAGCCTCACTGTGGTCCAAGGAGGCGAACCATGAAGAATGATCTTCACCTCGTCTGTCCGCATTGCCAGTCCATCAACCGCGTACCGACTGCGAAGCTATCGGAACATCCCAACTGCGGCCGCTGCCAGCAGCCCTTGTTCACGGGCGAACCCATCGAGTTGACCACGGCGACGTTCTCGCGCCACGTGGAGCGCAGCGACCTGCCACTGTTGGTCGATTTCTGGGCACCTTGGTGCGGGCCGTGCAAGATGATGGCCCCGCAGTTCCAGCAAGCGGCGCGCCAGCTCGAACCCAGGGTCAGGCTGGCCAAGGTCAATACCGAGGCAGAACCCCACCTGGCCGCGCAGTTCGGCATCCGCAGCATTCCGACGCTCGCCCTGTTCCAGGGTGGGCGGGAGATCGGGCGTCAGGCCGGCGCCTTGGGCGCGCAGGACATCGTGCGCTGGGCATCTGCACAGGTGGGGCGCTGACCGATGCAGGACTTGCTCGGCGCCACCCTGATCCTGCTGGCGGCATGCAGCCTCGCGGCGGTGGCGACGGCGGCGTTCAGAGTACCCGCCTTGCTGGGTTACCTCGCCGTCGGCGCCTTGCTGGGCCCTTCGGTCAGCAGTGTAGTCGCGCCGGGAGAAGCGCTTGATTTTCTGTCCGAGCTGGGCGTGGCCCTGCTGCTGTTCATGGTTGGGCTGGAGTTCTCCCTCGGGCACTTTTGGCTCACTCGCAAGACCGTACTGGTGGCTGGCAGTTTGCAGATGGTCGTTGTGGCCGCACCTCTGACCCTGATGCTGATGGGGTTGGGGCAGCCAGCTCAGAGCGCTGCGCTGCTCGGCGCTGCGGCGGCCATGTCTTCCACGGCGCTGGTCAGCCGGCAGTTGGCCGACCAGGGTGAACTCACCACACGCCATGGCCGCAGCGCCATCGCCGTGCTGGTCTTTCAGGATCTGGCCAGCGTGCCCCTGTTGGCCTTGCTGGCGATCTGGGCGCGCGGCGAGTCGCCGAAGGTCGAGAGCATGCTGCTCGAAGTGTTGGGCGTGCTGGTGTTGTTCGCAGCAGCGGCGGTTGCTTCGCGCCGTCTGTTGCATGGCCTGCTGGGCTGGGTGGCGCGGCGGGGCCACGAGGAATCGTTCGTGCTCGTCTCCTTGTGCGTGGTGGTGGCTGCCGCCGCCTCTGCGCACGCGGTCGGCGTATCCGCCGCCCTAGGGGCCTTCCTCGCCGGGATGGTGCTGGGCGAGAGCGACTTCCGGCACCACATGGAAAGCCACCTCAGGCCGTTTCGCGATGTGTTGTCGGGCGTGTTCTTCGTGACCATCGGCCTGCAACTGGACGGAGCACAGATTCTTTCGGCACCGCTGACGGTGTTGGCGTGGCTGGCAGTGCTGGTACCGGTCAAGATCGGGCTCAACACCCTGGCCTTGCGGGCGACGCGCCTGTCCGCCCTCGATGCCTGGCGCACGGGCATAGCGTTGGGGCATGGCGGCGAGTTCGCCCTGC
This Desulfovibrio desulfuricans DNA region includes the following protein-coding sequences:
- the trx-GI gene encoding heat resistance system thioredoxin Trx-GI, which encodes MKNDLHLVCPHCQSINRVPTAKLSEHPNCGRCQQPLFTGEPIELTTATFSRHVERSDLPLLVDFWAPWCGPCKMMAPQFQQAARQLEPRVRLAKVNTEAEPHLAAQFGIRSIPTLALFQGGREIGRQAGALGAQDIVRWASAQVGR
- the kefB-GI gene encoding heat resistance system K+/H+ antiporter KefB-GI; protein product: MQDLLGATLILLAACSLAAVATAAFRVPALLGYLAVGALLGPSVSSVVAPGEALDFLSELGVALLLFMVGLEFSLGHFWLTRKTVLVAGSLQMVVVAAPLTLMLMGLGQPAQSAALLGAAAAMSSTALVSRQLADQGELTTRHGRSAIAVLVFQDLASVPLLALLAIWARGESPKVESMLLEVLGVLVLFAAAAVASRRLLHGLLGWVARRGHEESFVLVSLCVVVAAAASAHAVGVSAALGAFLAGMVLGESDFRHHMESHLRPFRDVLSGVFFVTIGLQLDGAQILSAPLTVLAWLAVLVPVKIGLNTLALRATRLSALDAWRTGIALGHGGEFALLLLGMVLQQHLIPATVVQPMLVALVLSMALAPLLIRHHDVLARFLSRTGGVIQPPQAEEVEIAAQTARYRDHVIVCGAGELGLTVSEILRHAGVAHLLLEADAQKVEAARAAGAPVFHGDASRPDTLLAAGLTHAHMVVLTFAHAQQALRIAQAIAERRPALTLWVSCRSTTAADAFRAMPNVRVYQQSFAAAIGLAEQVMSTLGMSTELIEGHISAMRRRLDSSRFPGSSSS